In a single window of the Palaemon carinicauda isolate YSFRI2023 chromosome 10, ASM3689809v2, whole genome shotgun sequence genome:
- the LOC137648576 gene encoding uncharacterized protein gives MKVLVVAMLVVLAAAEQKRSADPGIGIGGLGSLGGLGGGLGGIGHGLVGGLGGLGGGLGGLGGGLGGLGGGLGGLGAGLGGGLGGLGGLGGGLGHGIGLGAGLGGL, from the exons ATGAAAGTCTTG GTCGTCGCAATGTTGGTGGTTTTGGCTGCTGCCGAACAAAAGCGCTCAGCCGATCCTGGAATTGGAATTGGAGGACTTGGCAGCCTTGGAGGTCTTGGAGGAGGACTGGGAGGAATCGGGCACGGGCTAGTTGGTGGATTGGGAGGTCTTGGAGGcggattgggaggccttggaggcggattgggaggccttggaggcggattgggaggccttggagcTGGACTTGGAGGTggattgggaggccttggaggTCTTGGAGGTGGACTCGGCCATGGAATAGGACTAGGAGCTGGACTTGGAGGTCTTTGA